A genomic stretch from Setaria italica strain Yugu1 chromosome VII, Setaria_italica_v2.0, whole genome shotgun sequence includes:
- the LOC101784514 gene encoding 7-deoxyloganetin glucosyltransferase — protein MGSLPPADGEGRQLQPPHAVMIPYPAQGHVTPMLQLAKLLHARGFHVTFVNNEFNHRRHLRARGPGALDGAPGFRFAAIDDGLPPCDADATQDVPALCHSTMTTCFPRFKDLVARLNDEAERDGRPAVTCVVADSTMTFALRAARELGLRCATLWTASACGFITYYHYRHLVDRGLVPLRDEAQLTDGYLDTVIDWVPAAPADLRLRDFPSFVRTTDPDDVMLNFFIHETAGMSQASAVVINTFDELDAPLLDAMSKLLPPVYTVGPLPLAARNTVPRDSPVAAMGSNLWKEQDAPLRWLDGRPPRSVVYVNFGSITVMSAEQLAEFAWGLANTGYAFLWNVRPDLVKGGGDSGGAGLPAGFAAATEGRSMLSTWCPQAAVLEHEAVGVFLTHSGWNSTLESICGGVPMVCWPFFAEQQTNCRFKRTEWGIGMEIGDDVRRGEVEALIREAMEGEKGKEMHRRVTELRESAVAAARPGGRSIRNLDRLIDEVLAPGLNTQH, from the coding sequence ATGGGGTCGTTGCCGCCGGCGGACGGGGAGGGGCGCCAGCTCCAGCCGCCCCACGCGGTGATGATCCCGTACCCGGCGCAGGGCCACGTGACGCCGATGCTGCAGCTGGCCAAGCTCCTCCACGCGCGGGGCTTCCACGTCACCTTCGTCAACAACGAGTtcaaccaccgccgccacctgcgcGCGCGGGGTCCGGGCGCGCTCGACGGCGCGCCGGGGTTCCGCTTCGCCGCCATCGACGACGGCCTCCCGCCCTgcgacgccgacgccacccaGGACGTCCCGGCGCTCTGCCACTCCACCATGACCACCTGCTTCCCGCGGTTCAAGGACCTCGTCGCCAGGCTCAACGACGAGGCCGAGCGCGACGGCCGCCCCGCCGTCACCTGCGTCGTCGCCGACAGCACCATGACGTTCGCGCTCCGCGCCGCGCGGGAGCTGGGGCTCCGCTGCGCCACGCTCTGGACCGCCAGCGCCTGCGGCTTCATCACCTACTACCACTACCGCCATCTCGTCGACCGCGGCCTCGTCCCGCTCCGGGACGAGGCCCAGTTAACCGACGGCTACCTCGACACCGTCATCGACTGGgtccccgccgcgccggccgaccTGCGCCTCCGCGACTTCCCAAGCTTCGTCCGCACCACCGACCCGGACGACGTCATGCTCAACTTCTTCATCCACGAGACCGCCGGCATGTCGCAGGCGTCGGCGGTGGTCATCAACACCTTCGACGAGCTCGACGCGCCGCTGCTTGACGCCATGTCAAAACTCCTCCCGCCCGTCTACACCGTGGGCCCGCTCCCGCTTGCAGCGCGGAACACCGTGCCACGGGACAgccccgtcgccgccatggGCTCCAACCTGTGGAAGGAGCAGGACGCGCCGCTCCGGTGGCTCGacggccgcccgccgcgctcCGTCGTGTACGTCAACTTCGGGAGCATCACGGTGATGTCCGCCGAGCAGCTGGCGGAGTTCGCGTGGGGCCTCGCCAACACCGGCTATGCCTTCCTCTGGAACGTGCGCCCGGACCTCGtcaagggcggcggcgactccggcggcgccgggctgccggcggggttcgcggcggcgacggagggcCGGAGCATGCTGTCGACGTGGTGCCCGCAGGCGGCGGTGCTGGAGCACGAGGCGGTGGGGGTGTTCCTGACGCACTCGGGGTGGAACTCCACGCTGGAGAGCATCTGCGGCGGCGTGCCCATGGTGTGCTGGCCATTCTTCGCGGAGCAGCAGACCAACTGCCGGTTCAAGCGCACCGAGTGGGGCATCGGGATGGAGATCGGCGACGACGTCAGgcgcggcgaggtggaggcgctCATACGGGAGGCCATGGAgggggagaaggggaaggagatgCACCGCCGCGTGACGGAGCTCAGGGAGAGCGCCGTGGCCGCGGCGAGGCCGGGCGGAAGGTCCATCCGCAACCTGGACAGGCTCATCGACGAGGTGCTCGCTCCTGGCTTGAACACCCAACACTAG
- the LOC101784107 gene encoding uncharacterized protein LOC101784107, whose product MAFSSVFRRVNVKELISNASVYASAAESSGAMSLVFRRWATKKTAGSTKNGRDSNPKYLGVKKFGGEKVEPGNIIVRQRGTRFHPGNYVGMGKDHTLFCLKEGHVRFERNKLTGRKWVHVEPVAGHVLHPVYVNGSTTAADLDAQL is encoded by the exons ATGGCTTTCTCATCGGTTTTCAGGAGAGTGAATGTCAAAGAGCTGATCTCAAATGCTTCAGTGTATGCTAGCGCAGCAG AATCTTCTGGAGCAATGAGCTTGGTGTTTAGACGCTGGGCCACCAAGAAGACTGCTGGATCAACAAAAAATGGCCGTGACTCCAATCCCAAGTATTTGGGTGTCAAGAAgtttggtggagag AAAGTGGAACCAGGAAACATCATTGTCCGCCAACGAGGAACGCGTTTCCACCCTGGGAACTACGTCGGCATGGGCAAGGATCACACTCTCTTCTGCCTGAAGGAAGGCCACGTACGATTCGAGCGCAACAAGCTCACTGGCAGGAAATGGGTTCATGTTGAGCCTGTGGCtggtcatgtgctccaccctGTCTACGTCAATGGCTCGACTACTGCAGCTGACCTGGATGCACAGTTGTAG